The Misgurnus anguillicaudatus chromosome 21, ASM2758022v2, whole genome shotgun sequence genome includes a window with the following:
- the marveld3 gene encoding MARVEL domain-containing protein 3 encodes MPEHYYERNKDYSSQDRRAGDRGRDYRQDTRKKEERRTHDRDDRSQNYRNKHRDAYTHRDPSVYEDTRHHSQALSSSPTTSYHDSEPQHRGALYNLKYITTSRGICQAMEFFLNLLIVICSGVNYSNSGQYRDIASLGGLYQYYYGGANAFTGADAQKVQELDKQFYQLKLPPYVYSMACGGVLMIFACAVLALGVFRMPYRFPPLLLAEALLDVLIGLGYIPGVAFYFIKLQEIYSNAICKEREAMYNSKGHRGFDCNLNGSDIAGGLFGVLGMIIFPISAVLAIRAFIRVRKMKQKTTTEDGNL; translated from the exons ATGCCGGAGCATTATTACGAAAGAAACAAAGACTACTCGAGTCAAGACCGGAGAGCAGGAGATCGGGGACGGGATTACAGACAGGATACAAGAAAGAAAGAGGAGAGGAGAACACATGACAGGGATGACAGATCACAGAACTACAGAAATAAACACAGAGATGCTTACACCCACAGGGATCCCAGTGTTTATGAAGACACCAGACATCATAGCCAGGCATT GTCCAGCAGCCCAACGACATCTTACCATGACAGTGAACCACAACATAGAGGGGCACTGTACAACCTAAAATACATCACCACAAGCAGAG GCATCTGTCAGGCCATGGAGTTCTTCTTAAACTTGTTGATTGTCATCTGCTCAGGAGTTAACTACAGTAACTCGGGTCAATATAGGGATATCGCTAGTTTAGGCGGTTTGTACCAGTACTACTATGGAGGAGCCAATGCATTCACTGGAGCAGATGCACAGAAGGTACAGGAGCTCGATAAACAATTTTATCAGCTCAAGCTGCCCCCCTATGTCTACAGCATGGCATGCGGTGGGGTGTTAATGATTTTCGCCTGTGCCGTGCTTGCTCTGGGAGTGTTTCGCATGCCGTACCGTTTTCCACCTCTGTTGCTTGCTGAAGCCTTGTTGGATGTGCTCATAGGTCTTGGATATATTCCCGGTGTGGCTTTTTACTTCATAAAGCTGCAAGAGATCTACAGCAACGCCATCTGTAAAGAAAGGGAAGCGATGTACAACAGCAAAGGTCACAGGGGATTTGACTGCAATCTGAACGGGTCAGACATAGCAGGCGGCTTGTTTGGTGTGCTGGGAATGATTATTTTTCCCATAAGTGCAGTGCTGGCCATCAGAGCGTTTATAAGAGTGCGGAAGATGAAGCAGAAGACAACGACGGAAGATGGCAACCTATGA